From the genome of Oikeobacillus pervagus, one region includes:
- a CDS encoding ABC transporter ATP-binding protein: protein MGKILSLKGVNWQRNGQTILRDFNWEVHHQEQWGILGLNGSGKTSLLNIVTGYQFPTKGEVIVLDRSFGKTNLLELRKEIGFVSSSLERFDSSLKFETVEEIVVSGKFASIGLYEVVTKAEWEKADRLLDRFRLTYLKGKPYHLLSQGEKRRVLIARSLMGDPKIMILDEPCTGLDIVSREEILSLLKEIVKNSYLLYVTHHIEEISKEITHILLLKDGEIFASGLKKEILNDEILSQAFNLSVKVHWEEDRPWLTVRNREDIKMRS, encoded by the coding sequence ATGGGGAAAATTCTTTCATTAAAAGGGGTAAATTGGCAAAGAAATGGTCAGACGATTTTGAGGGATTTCAATTGGGAGGTTCATCATCAGGAACAATGGGGGATCTTAGGACTGAATGGTTCAGGAAAAACATCTCTTCTTAATATTGTGACTGGATATCAATTCCCGACAAAAGGTGAGGTCATTGTTCTTGATCGTTCATTTGGAAAAACCAATTTACTGGAGTTGCGAAAGGAAATAGGGTTTGTCAGCAGTTCATTGGAACGATTTGATTCATCCCTGAAATTTGAAACGGTTGAGGAAATTGTTGTAAGTGGAAAATTTGCTTCCATCGGATTGTATGAAGTTGTGACAAAAGCCGAGTGGGAGAAGGCAGACCGTCTTTTGGATCGTTTTCGTCTGACCTACTTAAAAGGGAAGCCTTACCATCTATTATCACAAGGGGAGAAGCGAAGAGTCCTTATAGCGAGATCCTTAATGGGGGATCCCAAAATTATGATTCTGGATGAGCCATGTACTGGTTTAGATATTGTTTCAAGGGAAGAAATTCTTTCTCTTTTAAAGGAAATCGTTAAAAACTCTTATTTACTGTATGTTACCCATCATATAGAAGAAATTTCTAAGGAAATTACACATATTTTACTATTAAAAGATGGAGAAATTTTTGCATCTGGTCTGAAAAAAGAAATTCTAAATGATGAGATACTGTCCCAAGCATTTAATCTTTCAGTGAAAGTGCATTGGGAAGAGGATCGACCATGGTTAACTGTTCGAAATAGAGAAGATATAAAGATGAGAAGTTAA
- a CDS encoding nitroreductase family protein, with the protein MNVLEAIQSRREITQFLRKEISNDILEKVVEAAYYSPTGNNLPSREFIVVTNKQKLNELSKATPFVPWLENSAAAIVITGQPGISKYWLQDASIASGYIWLTAVSLGLGAAFGAIYHSEDQVESKKREDIVREALSIPEDRRIMAILGLGYPKEQPKPKKMLSKNDIVFYENFHS; encoded by the coding sequence ATGAATGTTCTAGAGGCCATTCAATCGAGACGGGAGATTACACAATTTTTACGGAAGGAAATTTCTAATGATATTCTTGAAAAAGTCGTGGAGGCAGCGTATTATTCCCCAACTGGAAATAATTTGCCCTCACGTGAGTTTATTGTAGTTACGAATAAGCAGAAATTGAATGAATTATCAAAGGCAACCCCTTTTGTTCCATGGTTAGAGAATTCAGCGGCTGCTATAGTGATTACAGGGCAACCAGGTATAAGCAAATATTGGTTACAAGATGCATCAATCGCTAGTGGCTATATTTGGCTTACAGCAGTTAGTCTAGGATTAGGGGCAGCTTTTGGGGCGATCTATCATTCAGAAGACCAAGTGGAGTCGAAAAAGCGTGAGGATATTGTAAGAGAAGCACTGTCCATTCCGGAAGATCGTCGTATTATGGCAATTTTAGGTCTTGGATATCCAAAGGAACAGCCAAAACCGAAGAAAATGCTTTCAAAGAATGATATTGTGTTTTATGAAAATTTCCACTCCTAA
- a CDS encoding C40 family peptidase, with translation MKKKIFSLSIATVIGMSSFIPLNTEAAQQQEIQNKKQEVQSNIDDKKKEISQLDVKSKEMEATITKINSKVKETTRNIETTTNEIKQAKQEMGTLKEKIKLTKHSIQERKKLLKNRARSIQLNDGGSMNYITAVVEAESLGDLFDRVVAVSTFVQADRNILQEHKKDQETLEKSEQALNQKLAEIQKSLAKLEELKEQLNYQIADKNSLLASLKEQQENAKGELGSLEDQKAALAQQEKEAQVQQEKERIAAQKLVKAVENNNTNVNNNTSNGNESNSTANNNATNSTTNHTSNPPSSEVVYQGSNSVEVAIQVGSSIVGRSPYKWGGGRTNRDIQNRLFDCSSFVRWAYASAGVNLGSITGTNTDSLVRRGRAVSASQMKRGDLIFFNTYKTNGHVGIYLGNGKFLNDNTSHGVSIDSLSNRYWKGTFTGVVRRVVE, from the coding sequence TTGAAGAAAAAAATTTTTTCATTAAGTATCGCAACGGTTATTGGAATGAGCAGTTTTATACCACTAAATACGGAAGCAGCCCAACAACAGGAAATACAAAATAAGAAACAAGAAGTACAGTCTAATATCGATGATAAGAAGAAAGAAATTTCTCAACTTGATGTTAAAAGTAAAGAAATGGAAGCGACTATTACGAAAATCAATTCCAAAGTCAAGGAAACTACTCGTAATATTGAAACAACAACGAACGAAATTAAGCAAGCAAAACAAGAAATGGGAACATTAAAGGAAAAAATTAAGCTGACAAAACATTCAATTCAAGAACGAAAGAAATTATTAAAAAATCGTGCGAGATCTATCCAATTAAATGATGGAGGATCCATGAATTATATAACAGCAGTAGTAGAAGCGGAAAGTCTAGGAGATTTATTTGATCGTGTTGTTGCCGTCTCAACATTTGTTCAAGCAGACCGCAATATTCTTCAAGAACATAAAAAAGATCAAGAGACATTGGAGAAATCTGAACAGGCATTAAATCAAAAACTTGCAGAAATTCAGAAATCACTTGCAAAATTAGAAGAGTTAAAAGAACAATTAAACTACCAAATTGCGGATAAAAATAGTTTATTAGCTAGTCTGAAAGAACAACAAGAAAATGCGAAGGGTGAGCTTGGAAGTTTAGAAGACCAAAAAGCGGCATTAGCACAGCAAGAAAAAGAAGCACAAGTCCAACAGGAAAAGGAACGAATAGCAGCTCAAAAATTAGTGAAAGCAGTGGAGAATAATAATACGAATGTAAACAATAACACTTCAAACGGTAATGAATCCAACAGCACCGCGAATAATAATGCAACGAACAGTACAACAAACCATACTAGTAACCCTCCTTCATCAGAAGTGGTTTATCAAGGATCAAATTCGGTTGAAGTGGCCATTCAAGTAGGTTCTTCTATTGTAGGACGTTCTCCTTATAAATGGGGTGGAGGACGAACAAATCGTGACATTCAAAATCGCTTATTTGATTGTTCTTCATTTGTTCGTTGGGCTTATGCATCAGCAGGAGTAAATTTAGGTAGTATTACTGGAACAAATACAGATTCATTAGTTCGTAGAGGACGAGCTGTTAGTGCCTCTCAAATGAAACGGGGAGACTTAATTTTCTTCAATACGTATAAAACGAACGGACATGTCGGAATTTACTTAGGAAATGGAAAATTTCTTAACGATAATACTTCCCATGGGGTTTCCATTGACTCTTTAAGTAATCGCTATTGGAAGGGGACTTTTACAGGCGTTGTAAGAAGAGTAGTAGAATAA
- a CDS encoding pyridoxamine 5'-phosphate oxidase family protein, with product MRGIVQNKARQVSEEKALQFLKEGKVAHVATVGDDGYPYVIPLVYIYEQGDKLFLHIGNLRESHFRHNIEQNEKICIEVSEMGDLIPGKRYACQSALVYMSVVLFGNIRLIEDDKKKEWFFDRLLEKYGNPEWSFEKSGYPALHKIQLFEVSIEQITGKLNEGFTH from the coding sequence ATGAGAGGAATTGTCCAAAATAAAGCTCGGCAAGTATCGGAAGAAAAAGCGCTACAGTTTTTAAAAGAGGGGAAAGTAGCCCATGTGGCAACGGTTGGGGATGACGGTTATCCGTATGTCATTCCATTAGTATACATATATGAACAAGGTGATAAACTATTTCTTCATATTGGGAATTTACGGGAAAGCCATTTTCGTCATAATATCGAACAGAACGAGAAAATATGTATTGAAGTAAGTGAAATGGGAGACTTGATTCCTGGGAAACGCTATGCTTGTCAATCTGCTCTTGTTTATATGAGTGTCGTCTTGTTTGGGAATATTCGACTCATTGAGGATGACAAGAAAAAAGAATGGTTCTTTGACCGTTTACTCGAAAAATACGGAAATCCTGAGTGGTCATTTGAAAAATCGGGTTATCCAGCGCTTCATAAAATACAATTATTCGAAGTCTCAATTGAACAGATAACTGGAAAATTAAATGAAGGATTTACTCATTAA
- a CDS encoding MFS transporter: MSQLFSNRFVKAIFLSALFLQVGIWVRNFAILLFIMEQTNGNALAVSMISVAEFAPIFIFSFIGGTFADRWRPKRTMVWCDILSAASVFAVLITLIFGSWKIIFFATLISSILSQFSQPSGLKLFKMHLQPELIQSAMSVYQTIFAIFMVLGPVLGTFIFQQFGINMSIAITGIAFLLSAVMLTFIPPDQQMEKGKQTTSLLEEMKSGIRYVLSKKELKLLGICFMAAGLAIGLIQPLTIFLVTERLHLAKESLQWLLMVNGIGMILGGAVSMMFSKSVPPQKLLVAGMLANAIGLSIVGFSTNLPLTLGAEFINGLFFPCIQIGINTMILQNTKSEFIGRVNGTLSPLFTGSMVLTMSIAGILKGMFSIIIIFELAAVLFVIGLLFILPIYNMKFSEPVGEMGSNEKS; encoded by the coding sequence ATGTCACAATTATTTAGTAATCGTTTTGTCAAAGCAATCTTTCTCTCTGCATTATTTCTGCAAGTGGGAATTTGGGTTCGAAATTTTGCGATTCTATTATTTATCATGGAACAGACGAATGGAAATGCATTGGCGGTTTCGATGATATCTGTTGCTGAATTTGCCCCGATTTTTATTTTTTCTTTTATTGGTGGTACCTTCGCAGACCGCTGGCGTCCAAAGAGAACAATGGTTTGGTGTGATATTTTAAGCGCGGCCTCTGTGTTTGCAGTATTAATCACTCTTATTTTTGGCTCTTGGAAGATTATCTTTTTTGCCACGCTAATTTCATCGATTTTATCACAGTTTTCGCAGCCATCTGGATTGAAATTGTTCAAAATGCATTTACAACCTGAGTTAATACAATCCGCTATGTCAGTCTACCAAACGATCTTCGCCATTTTTATGGTATTAGGTCCTGTACTTGGAACGTTCATTTTCCAACAATTTGGGATTAATATGTCGATCGCGATTACGGGTATCGCTTTTCTTCTTTCGGCTGTCATGCTTACCTTTATTCCACCCGACCAACAAATGGAAAAGGGAAAACAAACCACTTCTTTGCTTGAGGAAATGAAAAGTGGGATCCGTTATGTCCTTTCAAAGAAAGAATTAAAACTACTTGGAATTTGCTTCATGGCGGCAGGGCTTGCTATCGGGTTAATCCAACCCCTTACTATTTTTCTCGTAACAGAGAGATTACATTTAGCGAAGGAAAGCTTACAGTGGTTATTAATGGTGAATGGAATTGGGATGATTCTAGGTGGTGCGGTGTCCATGATGTTCTCTAAATCTGTTCCACCACAAAAGTTATTAGTGGCTGGTATGTTAGCAAATGCAATAGGTTTGAGTATTGTCGGATTTTCGACCAATCTACCTTTAACGCTTGGTGCAGAGTTTATAAATGGATTATTTTTTCCTTGTATTCAAATCGGGATCAATACGATGATTCTCCAAAATACAAAGTCAGAATTCATCGGAAGGGTAAACGGTACTTTAAGCCCGCTTTTTACAGGCTCAATGGTGTTAACGATGAGTATTGCTGGTATTCTAAAAGGGATGTTCTCAATTATTATTATATTTGAATTAGCAGCTGTTCTATTTGTGATCGGTCTTCTCTTTATTTTGCCAATTTATAATATGAAGTTTTCAGAGCCGGTAGGAGAAATGGGATCGAATGAAAAATCGTAA
- a CDS encoding tryptophanase, giving the protein MSKVKFYYGDSVPLEMHKVRIVQKLNLPPIERRLEAMTEAGFNTFLLKNRDVFMDMLTDSGVNAMSDRQQAAMLEADDSYAGSETYTKLENKIEEIFGKKYFLPTHQGRACENIISQAFVTKGSIVPMNYHFTTTKAHIVLNGGTVEEIFEDEALNITSKHPFKGNMNIAKLKDLIETNGAEKIAFVRLEAGTNLIGGQPFAVENMKEVRKVCDEYGLMLVLDASLLADNLYFIKEREENCKDMSIREITREIADLSDLIYFSARKLGCARGGGICTNNEEIYLKMREYITLYEGFLTYGGMSVREMEAITIGLDETMDENMINQGPQFISYMTDQLLNRGVPVVTPAGGLGCHINAMEFVGHIPQSEYPAGALAAALYIVSGVRGMERGTLSEQRDEDGNETLSQMELVRLAMPRRVFTLSQVKYAVDRIAWLYENRHLISGLKFIDEPNVLRFFFGKLSTTTDWPSQLVAKFREDFGESL; this is encoded by the coding sequence ATGTCTAAAGTAAAATTTTATTATGGGGACTCAGTTCCATTAGAAATGCATAAAGTAAGAATTGTTCAAAAGTTGAACTTACCGCCCATTGAGCGTCGTTTGGAAGCGATGACGGAAGCGGGTTTTAATACATTTTTATTGAAAAACCGCGATGTTTTTATGGATATGCTTACGGACAGTGGAGTAAATGCGATGAGTGATCGCCAGCAAGCAGCTATGCTTGAAGCGGATGATAGCTATGCGGGATCTGAAACTTATACTAAATTAGAAAACAAAATTGAAGAGATTTTTGGAAAAAAGTATTTTCTTCCTACACATCAAGGGAGAGCATGTGAAAATATTATTTCTCAAGCTTTTGTGACAAAAGGTTCAATTGTTCCAATGAACTATCACTTCACGACAACGAAAGCTCATATCGTGTTAAATGGTGGAACAGTGGAAGAAATTTTTGAAGATGAGGCATTGAATATTACAAGCAAACATCCTTTTAAAGGGAATATGAATATTGCCAAATTAAAGGATTTAATTGAAACAAATGGAGCCGAAAAAATTGCTTTTGTACGATTGGAAGCTGGAACAAACTTAATTGGCGGACAACCATTTGCTGTTGAAAATATGAAAGAAGTCCGAAAAGTTTGTGATGAGTATGGGCTCATGCTTGTGTTGGATGCAAGTTTATTAGCTGATAATTTATATTTTATAAAAGAGCGTGAGGAAAATTGCAAGGATATGAGTATAAGAGAAATTACTCGTGAAATTGCTGATCTCTCCGATCTTATCTATTTCTCAGCTCGTAAGCTTGGTTGTGCTCGCGGTGGTGGTATTTGTACGAATAATGAAGAGATTTATTTAAAAATGCGTGAATATATTACTCTTTATGAAGGATTTCTTACATATGGGGGAATGTCTGTCCGTGAGATGGAAGCCATTACTATCGGTTTGGATGAAACGATGGATGAAAATATGATCAATCAAGGTCCGCAATTTATCTCTTATATGACAGATCAATTATTAAATCGAGGGGTGCCTGTTGTGACGCCTGCGGGTGGTCTAGGCTGTCACATCAATGCAATGGAATTTGTTGGACATATTCCTCAGAGTGAATACCCTGCAGGTGCACTTGCTGCCGCACTTTATATTGTTAGTGGTGTTCGAGGAATGGAAAGAGGAACTTTATCAGAACAACGGGATGAAGACGGGAATGAAACATTATCCCAAATGGAGCTTGTTAGACTTGCTATGCCACGGCGTGTCTTTACTCTTTCTCAAGTGAAATATGCGGTTGACCGAATCGCATGGTTATATGAAAACCGACATCTTATTAGTGGCCTAAAGTTCATCGATGAACCGAATGTATTACGTTTCTTCTTTGGAAAGTTATCGACGACTACCGACTGGCCATCACAACTTGTTGCCAAATTTAGAGAAGACTTTGGAGAGAGTTTGTAG
- the cydC gene encoding thiol reductant ABC exporter subunit CydC: protein MKLLQTYIFPYIKQYKRLMIMTIILGVLTVLAGSMLTFTSGYLISRASEMPATILLLYVPIVAVRTFGISRAVTRYLERLTGHNAVLKILAELRVKLYGMVEPQALFIRSRFQTGDLLGTLADDIEHLQDVYIRTIFPTVIALFLFIFSISSLALFDWVFAIWMFFCLSIIVFVYPLISLYQLKRRQVMLKEKKGRLYQALTDAVFGLSDWVISGQKEQFIQPFLSERNESQQLERKLSDWNHSRTFQLQLISGAILIMVGIWAGNAAQEGVIMPTYIAAFTLVTLPILEGLLPVSHAIKRIPTYQESLQRIAKIEQFVPASIEEIEKVEAMSFKHEANIQIEDVFYRYETEREEALQHITLSIPQGEKIALLGKSGAGKSTLLQLLLGVLTPTKGTITINGHSPQEFGEDIYEWMGVLNQKPYLFATTVENNIRLGNQEASKDEIEHVIKQVKLDQYIHSLPEGLQTQMEETGQRFSGGERQRIALARILLKNTPIVVLDEPTVGLDPQTEMTLLETIFDVLKDKTVIWITHHLAGMEKMNHILFLDKGQIAMSGTHKELMTTSERYRQLYKLDRGEQ from the coding sequence ATGAAGCTTCTTCAAACCTATATTTTCCCTTATATAAAACAATATAAACGTTTAATGATCATGACAATCATTCTTGGAGTATTAACAGTTTTAGCTGGTTCCATGCTCACCTTTACATCTGGATATTTAATCTCGAGAGCATCTGAAATGCCAGCTACGATCTTATTATTGTATGTCCCGATTGTTGCTGTTCGAACATTTGGAATATCGCGTGCTGTTACCCGTTATTTGGAAAGATTAACAGGGCATAATGCGGTGTTGAAAATTCTTGCTGAGTTACGTGTGAAATTATATGGAATGGTAGAACCACAAGCTTTGTTTATCCGTTCACGTTTTCAAACGGGTGATCTACTCGGTACACTTGCGGACGATATTGAACATTTACAAGATGTTTATATTCGGACCATTTTTCCAACTGTTATCGCTTTATTTCTATTCATCTTTTCAATCAGCTCTTTAGCATTATTTGATTGGGTGTTCGCTATTTGGATGTTTTTCTGTCTAAGTATCATTGTTTTTGTTTATCCGCTTATTTCGCTTTATCAATTAAAGAGAAGACAAGTAATGTTAAAGGAAAAGAAAGGACGACTTTATCAAGCTTTAACAGATGCGGTATTTGGGTTAAGTGATTGGGTCATTAGCGGACAGAAAGAACAATTTATTCAGCCGTTTTTAAGTGAACGGAATGAAAGTCAGCAATTGGAGCGAAAATTAAGTGACTGGAATCATTCACGGACTTTTCAATTGCAGCTCATTTCAGGGGCCATTCTTATTATGGTTGGGATTTGGGCAGGGAATGCTGCACAAGAAGGGGTGATTATGCCTACATATATTGCGGCTTTTACCCTTGTGACTCTTCCTATTTTAGAAGGGTTATTGCCAGTTTCCCATGCGATTAAGCGTATTCCTACCTATCAGGAATCATTGCAAAGAATCGCGAAAATTGAACAGTTCGTTCCCGCAAGTATAGAAGAGATAGAAAAGGTAGAAGCGATGTCATTTAAACATGAAGCAAACATTCAGATAGAGGACGTTTTCTACCGTTATGAAACCGAGCGTGAAGAGGCATTACAACATATAACGCTGTCTATCCCTCAGGGGGAAAAAATCGCTCTACTTGGAAAAAGTGGAGCTGGGAAGTCCACATTACTTCAATTATTATTAGGGGTCTTAACTCCAACAAAAGGAACGATCACCATTAATGGCCACAGTCCACAGGAATTTGGGGAAGATATTTATGAATGGATGGGTGTTTTAAACCAAAAGCCTTATTTATTCGCCACGACGGTAGAAAATAATATTCGGCTTGGAAATCAAGAGGCTTCAAAGGATGAAATTGAACATGTCATCAAGCAAGTTAAACTTGACCAATATATTCATTCTTTACCAGAAGGTTTACAAACACAAATGGAAGAGACTGGTCAGCGTTTTTCGGGTGGAGAAAGGCAACGGATTGCTCTCGCACGGATTCTACTCAAAAACACTCCCATAGTTGTGTTGGATGAGCCAACGGTCGGACTTGATCCGCAAACGGAAATGACCTTGCTTGAGACCATTTTTGATGTATTAAAAGATAAGACGGTTATTTGGATTACCCATCATTTAGCCGGGATGGAAAAGATGAATCACATTCTTTTTTTAGATAAAGGACAAATAGCCATGAGTGGGACCCATAAAGAATTGATGACTACAAGTGAACGATATCGTCAGTTATATAAATTAGATCGAGGGGAGCAATAA
- the cydD gene encoding thiol reductant ABC exporter subunit CydD encodes MDKKLFHYKGSKLLMFLVGLLTVGQAIAIVFQAIFLAGAITNMFEGAAWSAVLPYFYRFGVAYILRHLIQWMKERLTNRFAEKTSMDYQEQLIQKLFKLGPWSMGKHGSGSFITLCLEGVPSFKTYLELFIPRFIASICVPIIILFYILTVDTISGVILAIVMPIMIAFLILLGLIAKKQMDAQWDTYQLLSRHFVDSLRGLVTLKYLGKSKSHQQAIETVSNKYRIATNRTLRVAFLSTFSLDFFSSLSVAIVAVELGLRLIEGNIGLEPALAILILAPEYFLPVRDLGNDYHATMDGKEAGDQIYQLLEQEEVGTQKQIDIPEWNESSTLKVQHLMKNADQEERTLLQNIDFSVNGFQKVGIVGASGAGKSTLIQLLSGFSEPNAGKIFMNQREIESFSVSGWQKQITYIPQHPYIFSGSIAENISWYEPNASIEQIKKAVEMTGLTEFIASLPNGLEEKVGQGGRALSGGEEQRIALARTILQERPIMLFDEPTAHLDIETEHDIKNMMLPILENKLVFFATHRLHWMKNMDVILVIEGGQLVEKGNHEELYRNKGAYYRLLQAQRGGIEE; translated from the coding sequence ATGGATAAAAAACTATTCCACTATAAAGGTAGCAAATTATTAATGTTTCTCGTTGGTCTATTAACAGTTGGACAGGCGATTGCGATCGTGTTTCAAGCGATTTTTCTAGCGGGAGCCATTACAAATATGTTTGAAGGGGCTGCTTGGTCTGCAGTCCTTCCTTACTTTTACCGTTTTGGAGTTGCATATATTTTACGTCATCTCATTCAATGGATGAAGGAAAGGCTTACTAATCGCTTTGCTGAAAAAACATCAATGGATTATCAAGAACAACTCATTCAGAAATTATTTAAACTAGGACCTTGGAGCATGGGCAAGCATGGTTCAGGTAGTTTTATTACTTTATGTTTAGAAGGAGTTCCAAGCTTTAAAACGTATTTAGAACTTTTCATTCCACGGTTTATCGCATCTATCTGTGTTCCGATTATTATTCTGTTTTATATCCTAACAGTCGATACGATTTCTGGCGTGATCTTGGCGATTGTGATGCCGATCATGATTGCCTTCTTAATTTTATTAGGTTTAATTGCGAAGAAGCAAATGGATGCCCAATGGGATACGTATCAATTACTTTCACGACATTTCGTTGACTCATTGCGGGGACTTGTGACATTAAAATATTTAGGAAAGAGTAAATCACATCAACAAGCAATCGAAACGGTTAGCAATAAATATCGGATCGCCACGAACAGAACACTTCGGGTTGCCTTTCTGTCAACATTTTCATTAGATTTTTTCTCAAGTTTGTCGGTCGCTATTGTCGCAGTAGAACTCGGGTTGCGTCTTATAGAAGGAAATATCGGATTAGAGCCAGCACTTGCCATCCTCATTCTTGCGCCTGAATATTTTTTACCTGTAAGAGATTTAGGAAATGACTATCATGCTACAATGGATGGAAAAGAAGCGGGAGATCAGATTTATCAATTACTTGAACAAGAGGAAGTGGGAACACAGAAGCAAATAGATATCCCTGAGTGGAATGAAAGCAGTACATTAAAGGTTCAACATCTAATGAAAAATGCTGATCAAGAGGAACGAACGTTGTTACAAAATATCGATTTCTCTGTGAATGGGTTTCAAAAAGTGGGGATTGTCGGTGCTTCTGGGGCAGGAAAATCCACATTGATTCAATTATTATCCGGTTTTTCTGAACCAAATGCGGGGAAAATCTTCATGAATCAAAGGGAAATAGAGAGCTTTTCTGTATCAGGATGGCAAAAGCAAATCACATATATCCCGCAACATCCGTATATTTTTTCTGGGTCTATTGCTGAAAATATTAGCTGGTATGAACCGAATGCATCTATAGAACAAATTAAAAAGGCGGTCGAAATGACGGGCCTAACTGAATTCATTGCAAGCCTACCAAACGGATTAGAAGAAAAAGTAGGTCAGGGTGGTCGAGCATTAAGTGGAGGCGAAGAACAGCGGATTGCTTTGGCACGTACCATTCTTCAGGAGCGACCAATTATGTTATTTGACGAACCAACTGCTCATTTAGACATCGAAACGGAACATGATATTAAAAACATGATGTTGCCAATACTAGAAAACAAACTTGTCTTTTTTGCGACTCATCGCCTCCATTGGATGAAAAATATGGATGTCATTCTCGTGATAGAAGGTGGCCAATTGGTTGAAAAAGGAAATCATGAGGAATTGTATCGTAACAAAGGAGCTTATTATCGGTTGTTACAAGCTCAAAGGGGAGGGATAGAGGAATGA
- the cydB gene encoding cytochrome d ubiquinol oxidase subunit II: MQLSEVWFILVAVLFIGFIFLEGFDFGVGMSTKFLAQNDLEKRVLINTIGPFWDANEVWLITAGGAMFAAFPHWYASLFSGYYLPFVVLLLALIARGVAFEFRGKVNSKNWIATWDWSILLGSVLPPFLLGVLFSSLIKGLPVDQNMNMHASFLDIVNFYTVIGGVAFVLLSYMHGLMFITLKTTGALRERARKNAQKIYVVNGVVILLFTILTAVYTDAFSEKGVILIPLYGLAIVLYLALFPLLRNKKEGLSFTATGLIMIIVTASFFIALFPNVMISSIDVANNLTVYNAASGDYSLKVMTIVAATMVPIVLAYTIWSYYIFRKRVSAKEHLEY; the protein is encoded by the coding sequence ATGCAGTTAAGTGAAGTGTGGTTTATACTTGTTGCTGTTCTATTCATCGGGTTTATCTTCTTGGAAGGGTTTGATTTCGGAGTTGGAATGAGCACAAAATTTCTTGCGCAAAATGATTTAGAAAAAAGAGTGCTTATTAATACGATTGGACCATTTTGGGATGCAAATGAAGTTTGGCTCATTACAGCGGGTGGAGCGATGTTTGCAGCTTTCCCACATTGGTATGCAAGTCTGTTCAGTGGTTACTATTTACCTTTTGTCGTATTATTGCTTGCCTTGATTGCTCGTGGGGTAGCATTTGAATTTAGGGGCAAAGTGAATTCGAAGAACTGGATCGCCACATGGGACTGGTCCATTCTACTTGGAAGTGTTTTGCCTCCATTTTTATTAGGTGTACTGTTCTCTAGTTTAATAAAAGGCTTGCCAGTTGACCAAAATATGAATATGCATGCAAGCTTTTTAGATATCGTGAATTTCTATACAGTCATAGGTGGAGTTGCCTTTGTACTGTTATCTTATATGCATGGATTAATGTTTATTACATTGAAAACCACTGGGGCACTTCGTGAAAGAGCTAGAAAAAATGCTCAAAAAATATATGTAGTAAATGGTGTGGTCATCCTATTGTTTACGATTTTAACAGCTGTTTATACAGATGCTTTCTCAGAAAAAGGGGTGATCCTCATTCCATTGTACGGATTGGCAATCGTCTTATATTTAGCGCTTTTCCCACTATTGCGGAATAAAAAAGAGGGGCTTAGTTTTACAGCGACAGGTTTGATTATGATTATTGTCACTGCCTCATTCTTCATTGCATTATTCCCAAATGTGATGATCAGTTCAATCGATGTAGCTAATAATTTAACAGTCTATAATGCAGCTTCGGGTGACTATTCGCTTAAAGTGATGACGATTGTAGCGGCAACGATGGTACCGATTGTGTTAGCATATACGATTTGGAGCTACTATATTTTCCGAAAACGAGTGTCAGCTAAGGAGCACTTAGAATACTAA